A part of Salvelinus alpinus chromosome 5, SLU_Salpinus.1, whole genome shotgun sequence genomic DNA contains:
- the LOC139576503 gene encoding patatin-like phospholipase domain-containing protein 7 isoform X2: MDDKVDDKDEDSCSIYPSLVPLGSEIKARMQHWMEDRTETAMPLPLWTGVLVVAVLAVLAVSLIGMAVFLFYRRYKQYKEQQPHYRFRKRDKVMFYGRKIMRKVQTLSSTSTPTSTSESQKHRIRKRTKVLSIARKILRIRREPPTLVAKEPPPSLLEADLTEFDVQNSHLPSEVLYMLKNVRVLGHFEKPLFLELCRHMVFVQLHEMDTLFRPGDIDDSIYVVQDGRLELCIHESDGTDVVVKEVFPGDSVHSLLSILDVITGHSAPYKTVSARAATSSTILRLPAAAFHSVFEKYPETLVRVIQIIMVRLQRVTFLALHNYLGLTTELFNAERQAIPLVAVHSVIGEANPNRGRDRHQSRSDESGHEKGPSDTEIGERKSCLSNSSPTTKGKRSRSQSTPMAVSSATSADLNMAYQRARVREEAAKADTPPPSPQVPHKSILKKSVTMVHTPSAVFHYSEAGGGQSGHIHHSKVNAIFQAAKKDLQRLIQLQDPSLLEGRVTLRQVKAGCVLNSQGDQDASVQFVISGALHVYQRTIDREEDTLLFLTHPGEMVGHLAVLTGEPLIFSVRAHRDCTFLSISKAAFYEIMREEPRVVLNVAHTVVKRVSGFVRQIDFALDWMAVEAGRTVYRQGDKSDSTFIVLSGRLRSVIAKDDGKKELTGEYGRGDLIGVVEALTHMNRATTVHAIRDSELAKLPEGALGSIKRRYPQVVTRLIHLLGQKILGNMQQANGPLAACGLTLHPPSSKWDSGSPASNLSTVTILPVSEEVPLTAFTLELQHALCAIGPTLLLTSDIIKQRLGAAALDSVHEYRLSSWLGQQEDIHRIVLYQSDDTLTPWTQRCIRQADCIIIVGLGEAEPTVGELERMLEGSAVRAQKQLILLHREDGPPPQGTVEWLNMRSWISRHLHLSCPHRVFSKRSLPKLKEMYQRVFQKPPDRHSDFSRLARVLTGNTIALVLGGGGARGCCQVGILRALNEAGIPVDMVGGTSIGSLMGALYAEEKSNSHMRVRAREWAMDMRSIFKKVFDLTYPVTSMFSGASFNNSVSAVFKGKQIEDLWIPYFNITTDITASSMRVHTDGSLWRYVRASMSLSGYLPPLCDPKDGHLLMDGGYINNLPADVARSMGAKVVIAIDVGSQDETNLTNYGDSLSGWWLLWKRFNPLAEKVQVLNMAEIQTRLAYVCCVRQLELVKDSDYCEYIRPPIDHYGTLEFGKFDEIAEVGYQHCKTVFDMWRRNGVVDKMMKDRHQEEFHKTKSGNVVTCPNASFTDLAEIVSRIEPVKPVLVEVERNTQRGRRLQTQMKRFRSRSDVTKPHDQQTARQC; the protein is encoded by the exons ATGGATGACAAGGTGGATGACAAAGATGAGGACAGCTGCAGTATATACCCG AGCCTGGTGCCACTTGGCAGTGAAATTAAGGCCAGGATGCAACATTGGATGGAGGACAGAACAGAGACTGCTATGCCATTGCCATTG TGGACTGGTGTGCTGGTCGTAGCTGTACTGGCTGTGTTGGCAGTGTCTCTCATCGGCATGGCTGTGTTTTTATTCTACAGAAGATACAAACAGTACA AGGAGCAGCAGCCTCACTATCGCTTCAGGAAAAGAGACAAAGTTATGTTTTATGGCAGAAAGATCATGAGAAAG GTGCAGACCTTGTCCTCTACCTcaacccctacctctacctcagaGTCACAGAAGCATCGAATCAGGAAGAGAACTAAAGTCCTGTCTATAGCGCGAAA AATACTGCGCATTAGGAGGGAGCCCCCCACCCTGGTGGCTAAGGAGCCCCCTCCCTCTTTGCTGGAGGCTGACCTCACAGAGTTTGACGTGCAGAACTCTCACCTGCCctctgaggtgctctacatgcttAAGAACGTCAG GGTCCTGGGCCACTTTGAGAAGCCTCTGTTCCTGGAGCTGTGCCGTCACATGGTGTTTGTGCAGCTCCACGAGATGGATACACTCTTTCGTCCCGGGGACATCGACGACAGCATCTACGTGGTGCAAGATGGCCGTCTGGAGCTCTGCATACATGAGAGT GATGGGACAGATGTGGTGGTAAAGGAGGTGTTTCCAGGAGACAGTGTCCACAGTCTGCTCAGTATCCTGGATGTCATCACT GGTCACTCAGCCCCCTACAAGACTGTATCTGCCAGAGCTGCAACCTCTTCTACCATACTGCGTCTTCCAGCTGCTGCCTTCCACTCTGTGTTTGAGAAATACCCAGAGACCCTGGTCCGTGTTATCCAG ATCATCATGGTACGCCTGCAGAGAGTCACCTTCCTAGCCCTTCACAACTACCTAGGCCTTACCACCGAGCTCTTCAATGcg GAGAGACAGGCGATCCCCCTGGTGGCAGTGCACAGTGTGATAGGTGAAGCCAACCCGAACAGGGGTCGAGACAGACATCAATCTCGGTCTGATGAGTCTGGCCATGAGAAGGGGCCCAGCGACACAG AAATTGGAGAGAGGAAGTCCTGTCTTTCAAATAGCAGCCCAACCACTAAAGGAAAAAGATCTCGTTCCCAGTCCACTCCTATGGCAGTGTCAA GTGCCACATCGGCTGACCTCAACATGGCATATCAGCGAGCCAGAGTAAGAGAAGAAGCCGCTAAAGCAGACACACCACCACCAAGTCCCCAGGTCCCACACAAG TCCATTCTGAAGAAGAGTGTGACCATGGTGCACACTCCCTCTGCTGTGTTTCACTACTCTGAGGCTGGAGGAGGTCAGTCAGGTCACATCCACCACAGCAAGGTCAACGCCATCTTCCAGGCTGCCAAGAAGGACCTGCAGCGCCTCATACAACTACAG GACCCCAGTCTGCTGGAGGGCAGGGTGACTCTGCGTCAGGTCAAAGCTGGCTGTGTGTTGAACAGCCAGGGGGACCAG GATGCAAGTGTGCAGTTTGTGATCTCGGGGGCGCTCCATGTGTACCAGCGGACGATCGACCGTGAGGAGGACACCCTGCTGTTTCTGACTCACCCAGGGGAGATGGTGGGTCATCTGGCCGTGCTGACTGGTGAACCCCTCATCTTCAGCGTCCGAGCACACAGGGACTGCACCTTCCTGTCTATCTCTAAAGCTGCCTTCTATGA GATCATGCGCGAAGAGCCAAGGGTGGTGCTGAATGTGGCTCACACCGTGGTGAAGAGAGTGTCAGGCTTCGTCAGGCAGATAGACTTTGCTCTGGACTGGATGGCTGTGGAGGCTGGCCGCACTGTCTACAG GCAGGGAGACAAGTCGGACAGCACCTTCATCGTCCTCAGTGGCCGCCTGCGTTCTGTCATCGCAAAGGATGATGGGAAGAAGGAGTTGACCGGAGAGTATGGTCGCGGTGACCTCATAGGGGTG GTGGAGGCCCTGACCCACATGAACCGAGCCACTACAGTGCACGCCATCAGGGACTCTGAGCTAGCCAAGCTGCCTGAGGGGGCCCTCGGCTCCATCAAGAGGAGGTATCCGCAGGTAGTGACCAGACTCATCCATCTGCTGGGACAGAAGATCCTTGGAAATATGCAGCAGGCTAACGGACCCTTGGCAG CCTGTGGTCTGACGCTACATCCCCCCAGCAGTAAGTGGGATTCAGGGAGCCCGGCCTCTAACCTGTCCACTGTGACCATCCTGCCTGTGTCAGAGGAGGTGCCTCTTACAGCCTTCACACTGGAGCTGCAGCATGCACTATGTGCCATTG GTCCCACCTTACTCTTGACCAGTGACATCATCAAACAGCGACTGGGTGCTGCCGCACTGGACAG TGTGCATGAGTACCGTCTGTCCAGCTGGCTGGGGCAGCAGGAGGATATCCACCGCATCGTTCTCTACCAATCAGACGATACCTTGACCCCCTGGACCCAGCGCTGCATCCGCCAGGCCGACTGCATCATCATTGTGGGACTGGGAGAGGCCGAGCCGACCGTGGGCGAG TTGGAGCGGATGCTGGAGGGCAGTGCAGTGCGGGCCCAGAAGCAGCTGATCCTGCTGCACAGGGAGGACGGTCCCCCGCCTCAGGGCACTGTGGAGTGGCTCAACATGAGGAGCTGGATCTCCAGACACCTGCACCTCTCCTGTCCACACAGGGTCTTCTCCAAGAGGAGCCTGCCTAAACTG AAAGAAATGTACCAGCGTGTGTTCCAGAAGCCTCCAGACCGCCACTCTGACTTCAGCCGTCTGGCCAGAGTCCTGACAGGCAACACCATCGCCCTGGTGCTGGGGGGAGGAGGCGCAAG GGGTTGCTGTCAGGTTGGCATCCTGCGGGCGCTCAATGAGGCGGGCATCCCTGTGGACATGGTGGGCGGCACCTCCATCGGCTCCCTGATGGGGGCGCTGTACGCTGAGGAGAAGAGCAACAGCCATATGAGGGTCCGCGCTCGCGAGTGGGCCATG GACATGAGGTCCATCTTCAAGAAGGTGTTCGACCTGACGTACCCTGTGACCTCCATGTTCTCTGGGGCCTCCTTTAACAACAGCGTCAGCGCTGTATTTAAGGGCAAACAGATCGAG GACCTGTGGATCCCCTACTTCAACATCACAACAGATATCACTGCTTCATCCATGAGGGTTCACACTGACG GTTCCCTATGGAGGTACGTGCGTGCCAGCATGTCACTGTCTGGGTACCTGCCACCCCTCTGTGACCCCAAAGACGGACACTTACTCATGGACGGTGGCTACATAAATAACCTACCTG ctgatGTAGCTCGCTCCATGGGAGCCAAAGTAGTAATAGCCATCGATGTGGGCAGCCAGGACGAGACTAACCTCACCAACTACGGTGACTCACTGTCTGGCTGGTGGCTGCTATGGAAACGCTTCAACCCCCTTGCAGAGAAAGTCCAG GTCCTGAACATGGCTGAGATCCAGACCAGGCTTGCTTATGTGTGCTGCGTTCGTCAGCTGGAGTTAGTTAAAGACAGCGACTACTGCGAGTACATCCGGCCGCCCATTGATCACTACGGCACCTTAGAGTTTGGCAAGTTCGACGAGATCGCT gaAGTGGGCTACCAGCACTGTAAGACAGTGTTTGACATGTGGCGTCGTAATGGGGTTGTGGACAAGATGATGAAAGACAGACATCAAGAGGAATTTCATAAGACGAAGAGCGGCAAT GTGGTCACGTGTCCCAATGCCTCCTTCACTGACCTGGCAGAGATTGTCTCTCGAATTGAGCCTGTCAAACCAGTCCTGGTGGAAG TGGAGCGGAACACACAGAGGGGGAGGAGACTGCAGACACA GATGAAGAGATTCAGATCAAGGTCCGATGTCACCAAACCTCATGACCAGCAAACCGCCAGACAGTGTTGA
- the LOC139576503 gene encoding patatin-like phospholipase domain-containing protein 7 isoform X1, producing MDDKVDDKDEDSCSIYPSLVPLGSEIKARMQHWMEDRTETAMPLPLWTGVLVVAVLAVLAVSLIGMAVFLFYRRYKQYKEQQPHYRFRKRDKVMFYGRKIMRKVQTLSSTSTPTSTSESQKHRIRKRTKVLSIARKILRIRREPPTLVAKEPPPSLLEADLTEFDVQNSHLPSEVLYMLKNVRVLGHFEKPLFLELCRHMVFVQLHEMDTLFRPGDIDDSIYVVQDGRLELCIHESDGTDVVVKEVFPGDSVHSLLSILDVITGHSAPYKTVSARAATSSTILRLPAAAFHSVFEKYPETLVRVIQIIMVRLQRVTFLALHNYLGLTTELFNAERQAIPLVAVHSVIGEANPNRGRDRHQSRSDESGHEKGPSDTEIGERKSCLSNSSPTTKGKRSRSQSTPMAVSSATSADLNMAYQRARVREEAAKADTPPPSPQVPHKSILKKSVTMVHTPSAVFHYSEAGGGQSGHIHHSKVNAIFQAAKKDLQRLIQLQDPSLLEGRVTLRQVKAGCVLNSQGDQDASVQFVISGALHVYQRTIDREEDTLLFLTHPGEMVGHLAVLTGEPLIFSVRAHRDCTFLSISKAAFYEIMREEPRVVLNVAHTVVKRVSGFVRQIDFALDWMAVEAGRTVYRQGDKSDSTFIVLSGRLRSVIAKDDGKKELTGEYGRGDLIGVVEALTHMNRATTVHAIRDSELAKLPEGALGSIKRRYPQVVTRLIHLLGQKILGNMQQANGPLAACGLTLHPPSSKWDSGSPASNLSTVTILPVSEEVPLTAFTLELQHALCAIGPTLLLTSDIIKQRLGAAALDSVHEYRLSSWLGQQEDIHRIVLYQSDDTLTPWTQRCIRQADCIIIVGLGEAEPTVGELERMLEGSAVRAQKQLILLHREDGPPPQGTVEWLNMRSWISRHLHLSCPHRVFSKRSLPKLKEMYQRVFQKPPDRHSDFSRLARVLTGNTIALVLGGGGARGCCQVGILRALNEAGIPVDMVGGTSIGSLMGALYAEEKSNSHMRVRAREWAMDMRSIFKKVFDLTYPVTSMFSGASFNNSVSAVFKGKQIEDLWIPYFNITTDITASSMRVHTDGSLWRYVRASMSLSGYLPPLCDPKDGHLLMDGGYINNLPADVARSMGAKVVIAIDVGSQDETNLTNYGDSLSGWWLLWKRFNPLAEKVQVLNMAEIQTRLAYVCCVRQLELVKDSDYCEYIRPPIDHYGTLEFGKFDEIAEVGYQHCKTVFDMWRRNGVVDKMMKDRHQEEFHKTKSGNVVTCPNASFTDLAEIVSRIEPVKPVLVEELSDEYQTDYDEEAIESALSDFDMSNPNSGAEHTEGEETADTDEEIQIKVRCHQTS from the exons ATGGATGACAAGGTGGATGACAAAGATGAGGACAGCTGCAGTATATACCCG AGCCTGGTGCCACTTGGCAGTGAAATTAAGGCCAGGATGCAACATTGGATGGAGGACAGAACAGAGACTGCTATGCCATTGCCATTG TGGACTGGTGTGCTGGTCGTAGCTGTACTGGCTGTGTTGGCAGTGTCTCTCATCGGCATGGCTGTGTTTTTATTCTACAGAAGATACAAACAGTACA AGGAGCAGCAGCCTCACTATCGCTTCAGGAAAAGAGACAAAGTTATGTTTTATGGCAGAAAGATCATGAGAAAG GTGCAGACCTTGTCCTCTACCTcaacccctacctctacctcagaGTCACAGAAGCATCGAATCAGGAAGAGAACTAAAGTCCTGTCTATAGCGCGAAA AATACTGCGCATTAGGAGGGAGCCCCCCACCCTGGTGGCTAAGGAGCCCCCTCCCTCTTTGCTGGAGGCTGACCTCACAGAGTTTGACGTGCAGAACTCTCACCTGCCctctgaggtgctctacatgcttAAGAACGTCAG GGTCCTGGGCCACTTTGAGAAGCCTCTGTTCCTGGAGCTGTGCCGTCACATGGTGTTTGTGCAGCTCCACGAGATGGATACACTCTTTCGTCCCGGGGACATCGACGACAGCATCTACGTGGTGCAAGATGGCCGTCTGGAGCTCTGCATACATGAGAGT GATGGGACAGATGTGGTGGTAAAGGAGGTGTTTCCAGGAGACAGTGTCCACAGTCTGCTCAGTATCCTGGATGTCATCACT GGTCACTCAGCCCCCTACAAGACTGTATCTGCCAGAGCTGCAACCTCTTCTACCATACTGCGTCTTCCAGCTGCTGCCTTCCACTCTGTGTTTGAGAAATACCCAGAGACCCTGGTCCGTGTTATCCAG ATCATCATGGTACGCCTGCAGAGAGTCACCTTCCTAGCCCTTCACAACTACCTAGGCCTTACCACCGAGCTCTTCAATGcg GAGAGACAGGCGATCCCCCTGGTGGCAGTGCACAGTGTGATAGGTGAAGCCAACCCGAACAGGGGTCGAGACAGACATCAATCTCGGTCTGATGAGTCTGGCCATGAGAAGGGGCCCAGCGACACAG AAATTGGAGAGAGGAAGTCCTGTCTTTCAAATAGCAGCCCAACCACTAAAGGAAAAAGATCTCGTTCCCAGTCCACTCCTATGGCAGTGTCAA GTGCCACATCGGCTGACCTCAACATGGCATATCAGCGAGCCAGAGTAAGAGAAGAAGCCGCTAAAGCAGACACACCACCACCAAGTCCCCAGGTCCCACACAAG TCCATTCTGAAGAAGAGTGTGACCATGGTGCACACTCCCTCTGCTGTGTTTCACTACTCTGAGGCTGGAGGAGGTCAGTCAGGTCACATCCACCACAGCAAGGTCAACGCCATCTTCCAGGCTGCCAAGAAGGACCTGCAGCGCCTCATACAACTACAG GACCCCAGTCTGCTGGAGGGCAGGGTGACTCTGCGTCAGGTCAAAGCTGGCTGTGTGTTGAACAGCCAGGGGGACCAG GATGCAAGTGTGCAGTTTGTGATCTCGGGGGCGCTCCATGTGTACCAGCGGACGATCGACCGTGAGGAGGACACCCTGCTGTTTCTGACTCACCCAGGGGAGATGGTGGGTCATCTGGCCGTGCTGACTGGTGAACCCCTCATCTTCAGCGTCCGAGCACACAGGGACTGCACCTTCCTGTCTATCTCTAAAGCTGCCTTCTATGA GATCATGCGCGAAGAGCCAAGGGTGGTGCTGAATGTGGCTCACACCGTGGTGAAGAGAGTGTCAGGCTTCGTCAGGCAGATAGACTTTGCTCTGGACTGGATGGCTGTGGAGGCTGGCCGCACTGTCTACAG GCAGGGAGACAAGTCGGACAGCACCTTCATCGTCCTCAGTGGCCGCCTGCGTTCTGTCATCGCAAAGGATGATGGGAAGAAGGAGTTGACCGGAGAGTATGGTCGCGGTGACCTCATAGGGGTG GTGGAGGCCCTGACCCACATGAACCGAGCCACTACAGTGCACGCCATCAGGGACTCTGAGCTAGCCAAGCTGCCTGAGGGGGCCCTCGGCTCCATCAAGAGGAGGTATCCGCAGGTAGTGACCAGACTCATCCATCTGCTGGGACAGAAGATCCTTGGAAATATGCAGCAGGCTAACGGACCCTTGGCAG CCTGTGGTCTGACGCTACATCCCCCCAGCAGTAAGTGGGATTCAGGGAGCCCGGCCTCTAACCTGTCCACTGTGACCATCCTGCCTGTGTCAGAGGAGGTGCCTCTTACAGCCTTCACACTGGAGCTGCAGCATGCACTATGTGCCATTG GTCCCACCTTACTCTTGACCAGTGACATCATCAAACAGCGACTGGGTGCTGCCGCACTGGACAG TGTGCATGAGTACCGTCTGTCCAGCTGGCTGGGGCAGCAGGAGGATATCCACCGCATCGTTCTCTACCAATCAGACGATACCTTGACCCCCTGGACCCAGCGCTGCATCCGCCAGGCCGACTGCATCATCATTGTGGGACTGGGAGAGGCCGAGCCGACCGTGGGCGAG TTGGAGCGGATGCTGGAGGGCAGTGCAGTGCGGGCCCAGAAGCAGCTGATCCTGCTGCACAGGGAGGACGGTCCCCCGCCTCAGGGCACTGTGGAGTGGCTCAACATGAGGAGCTGGATCTCCAGACACCTGCACCTCTCCTGTCCACACAGGGTCTTCTCCAAGAGGAGCCTGCCTAAACTG AAAGAAATGTACCAGCGTGTGTTCCAGAAGCCTCCAGACCGCCACTCTGACTTCAGCCGTCTGGCCAGAGTCCTGACAGGCAACACCATCGCCCTGGTGCTGGGGGGAGGAGGCGCAAG GGGTTGCTGTCAGGTTGGCATCCTGCGGGCGCTCAATGAGGCGGGCATCCCTGTGGACATGGTGGGCGGCACCTCCATCGGCTCCCTGATGGGGGCGCTGTACGCTGAGGAGAAGAGCAACAGCCATATGAGGGTCCGCGCTCGCGAGTGGGCCATG GACATGAGGTCCATCTTCAAGAAGGTGTTCGACCTGACGTACCCTGTGACCTCCATGTTCTCTGGGGCCTCCTTTAACAACAGCGTCAGCGCTGTATTTAAGGGCAAACAGATCGAG GACCTGTGGATCCCCTACTTCAACATCACAACAGATATCACTGCTTCATCCATGAGGGTTCACACTGACG GTTCCCTATGGAGGTACGTGCGTGCCAGCATGTCACTGTCTGGGTACCTGCCACCCCTCTGTGACCCCAAAGACGGACACTTACTCATGGACGGTGGCTACATAAATAACCTACCTG ctgatGTAGCTCGCTCCATGGGAGCCAAAGTAGTAATAGCCATCGATGTGGGCAGCCAGGACGAGACTAACCTCACCAACTACGGTGACTCACTGTCTGGCTGGTGGCTGCTATGGAAACGCTTCAACCCCCTTGCAGAGAAAGTCCAG GTCCTGAACATGGCTGAGATCCAGACCAGGCTTGCTTATGTGTGCTGCGTTCGTCAGCTGGAGTTAGTTAAAGACAGCGACTACTGCGAGTACATCCGGCCGCCCATTGATCACTACGGCACCTTAGAGTTTGGCAAGTTCGACGAGATCGCT gaAGTGGGCTACCAGCACTGTAAGACAGTGTTTGACATGTGGCGTCGTAATGGGGTTGTGGACAAGATGATGAAAGACAGACATCAAGAGGAATTTCATAAGACGAAGAGCGGCAAT GTGGTCACGTGTCCCAATGCCTCCTTCACTGACCTGGCAGAGATTGTCTCTCGAATTGAGCCTGTCAAACCAGTCCTGGTGGAAG agTTATCAGATGAATACCAAACAGACTATGATGAGGAGGCTATAGAGAGTGCTCTCTCTGACTTTGACATGTCTAATCCCAACAGTGGAGCGGAACACACAGAGGGGGAGGAGACTGCAGACACA GATGAAGAGATTCAGATCAAGGTCCGATGTCACCAAACCTCATGA